In a genomic window of Candidatus Thiothrix sulfatifontis:
- a CDS encoding CHAT domain-containing protein, with the protein MLRMSSLLTATLWCFLFNLINVSNAHANTFDCQAEPLLSAAVQPETLDYAKFLSKRGKFYHQCRLDYARAKQDFTDSYTIASKASPAAPVDTGIALSNLARLYMEWNQHLEQVEDKFKQAATLLQGTARHFEALTHLGDFHAQQSNWSQAQTYYLQALQHLDYPQIPPAQKAIVFNNLSKVYREQRQYPTAAHYLEESAALLPNTSTDYAINRYNLGQNAHAHGDDAKAKQYYNASLSLYQQQPPSPNREQDIAQVSTRLAELALQAGDIAETKRLLDIAAPTYRSPKSAYLPNGTAFLSATMQQDVQRFARLQLHVATQSPVSPAQAPELADAFWALQHLHGLQRMQNLHQTVLRWSASNPAQAQAIQDLWQTQQTLTHLEAQHAAQLGTPAAEQLAAAINTQQQTLLAQDSQLRREFPAYRQLLNPNALSLSDAQTHLRDHEALMTWVIDHDAINHQQVAYLLVVRSKTAPRLHRLALPAHFSESLAQVLRPMYDVSETAQPPSPFAMAQAEQLYQTLFAPAIPDLHGVKHIIAVTDDELQRLPLPLLVIKSAPAEAYRDAHWLMQAYTFAYLPSVQALANLRTLPAAPQTDARHAFLGIGAPQYAQPQHQQQPLPGAAEELEHQRQRLGGESQFVLTGKAATEQALQQLSNSGELQQFRVISLATHAYTPSRLENAEARLELAPTAQADGQLTASEIANLQLKADWVLLSACSTGKPTDLNDGMSALVKAFFTAGARSVLASHWDIDSATTEQWLGAVFDQLQQQPQQRAQALQHAMQTLLESEAYNHPFYWGAFSLYGDGG; encoded by the coding sequence ATGTTGCGAATGTCGTCTTTGCTGACTGCCACACTGTGGTGCTTTTTATTTAACCTAATCAATGTAAGCAATGCGCACGCTAATACCTTCGATTGCCAAGCCGAACCGTTGCTATCAGCGGCGGTGCAACCAGAGACACTGGATTACGCCAAATTTCTAAGCAAACGCGGCAAATTTTACCACCAATGCCGTCTGGATTACGCCCGCGCTAAGCAGGATTTCACCGACAGTTATACGATTGCCAGCAAAGCATCCCCTGCGGCTCCCGTCGATACGGGAATCGCCCTCAGCAATCTAGCCAGACTGTATATGGAATGGAATCAACACCTTGAGCAAGTCGAAGACAAATTCAAACAAGCAGCCACCCTGTTGCAAGGCACGGCACGGCATTTTGAAGCCCTGACACACTTGGGGGATTTTCATGCACAACAAAGCAATTGGTCGCAAGCACAAACGTATTACTTGCAAGCCCTGCAACACCTTGATTATCCGCAAATTCCGCCCGCGCAAAAAGCCATTGTTTTCAATAACCTCAGTAAGGTTTACCGCGAACAACGTCAGTATCCAACCGCCGCGCATTACCTAGAAGAAAGTGCCGCCCTACTCCCTAACACCAGTACCGACTATGCCATCAACCGTTACAATCTTGGGCAAAATGCCCATGCGCACGGTGATGATGCCAAAGCCAAACAGTATTACAACGCCAGCCTGAGCCTTTACCAACAGCAACCGCCCAGCCCCAACCGTGAACAAGATATTGCGCAAGTCAGCACCCGCTTGGCAGAGCTGGCTTTGCAAGCCGGTGACATTGCCGAAACCAAACGCTTATTGGATATAGCTGCCCCGACCTATCGCTCCCCCAAAAGCGCTTACTTGCCCAACGGCACCGCCTTTTTGAGTGCCACCATGCAACAGGATGTGCAACGTTTCGCGCGTCTGCAATTGCACGTCGCCACGCAAAGCCCCGTGTCACCGGCACAAGCCCCGGAGTTGGCAGACGCTTTCTGGGCGTTGCAACATTTGCACGGTTTGCAACGAATGCAGAACTTGCACCAAACTGTATTGCGCTGGAGTGCCAGCAACCCTGCACAAGCCCAAGCCATCCAAGATTTATGGCAAACCCAGCAAACCCTAACGCACTTGGAAGCACAACACGCCGCGCAATTGGGCACACCGGCTGCCGAACAACTTGCGGCTGCCATTAACACCCAACAACAAACACTGCTCGCCCAAGACAGTCAGTTACGCCGTGAATTTCCGGCATACCGTCAACTGCTGAATCCGAACGCTTTAAGTTTGAGCGACGCACAAACGCATCTGCGTGACCATGAAGCGCTGATGACTTGGGTGATCGACCACGATGCCATCAATCACCAGCAAGTCGCTTATTTATTGGTGGTTCGCTCCAAAACAGCCCCGCGCTTGCACCGTTTAGCATTGCCAGCCCATTTCAGTGAAAGCCTGGCACAAGTATTGCGCCCCATGTATGACGTCAGCGAAACCGCCCAGCCGCCTAGCCCCTTTGCCATGGCGCAAGCCGAACAGCTTTATCAAACGCTATTCGCCCCAGCGATACCCGATTTGCACGGCGTCAAACACATCATTGCGGTCACGGATGATGAATTACAACGCTTACCGCTGCCTTTACTGGTCATCAAGTCCGCGCCAGCAGAGGCTTACCGTGATGCCCATTGGCTAATGCAGGCGTATACGTTTGCGTACTTACCCTCGGTACAGGCACTGGCCAACTTGCGCACATTGCCCGCCGCCCCGCAAACGGATGCGCGTCACGCTTTTTTGGGGATTGGAGCGCCACAATATGCTCAACCCCAGCATCAACAGCAGCCCTTACCCGGTGCTGCGGAAGAATTAGAACACCAACGCCAACGTTTAGGCGGGGAATCCCAATTTGTCCTGACCGGAAAAGCCGCGACGGAACAAGCCCTGCAACAACTCAGCAACAGCGGCGAATTACAACAGTTCAGAGTCATTAGTTTGGCGACTCACGCGTACACGCCGTCACGCTTGGAAAATGCCGAAGCACGGCTAGAACTCGCCCCCACCGCGCAAGCCGACGGACAATTAACCGCCAGTGAGATCGCCAACTTGCAGCTCAAAGCCGACTGGGTATTATTGTCAGCGTGCAGCACGGGTAAACCCACCGATCTCAACGACGGCATGTCGGCCTTGGTCAAAGCCTTTTTCACCGCCGGGGCGCGTAGCGTCCTTGCTTCGCATTGGGATATTGATTCCGCCACCACCGAACAGTGGCTAGGCGCAGTATTTGACCAACTCCAACAGCAACCGCAGCAACGCGCCCAAGCCTTACAACACGCCATGCAAACGCTATTGGAGAGTGAGGCGTACAACCATCCTTTTTACTGGGGCGCATTCAGCCTTTACGGTGACGGCGGTTGA
- a CDS encoding DUF898 domain-containing protein → MSTMENKLSFTFTGSSGEYFKIWIVNTLLTILTLGIYSAWATVRTKRYFYGNTWLDGANFEYHATPLQILPGRILVLLMLGIYLLSAQFFPAGMYIILIIGVVVLPWAMWRSLQFNAGVSSYRNIRFKFDGDLGGAYWLLLLLPALAVLGVTVLNVMLTGSMPDWNSDSAFLVTPEITQLNALQEMLVRLLLLTSSAYLSTTLFFPYWQTLYNRYRLDQHRYGQATFQSFLAAGDVYVIYLKVLVISVLVGIIALLIFMLGTMIIGGLFAMNNAMPPNNLDIFWLIGFTSITLYTLLMITGSYLQAYARVRLRNYVYSNVILKTSNSANTNTKAYFHSNMTITDVWGLYIGNALLLLITLGLAYPAIKIRLARYAAQTTALSIRGNIDAFIGAEHNNQSALGDEIATALEADTDVSVEFGI, encoded by the coding sequence ATGTCCACGATGGAAAACAAACTCAGCTTTACGTTTACCGGCTCTAGCGGTGAATATTTCAAAATTTGGATCGTTAATACGCTCCTCACCATTCTCACGCTAGGGATTTACTCGGCGTGGGCCACGGTACGCACCAAACGCTATTTTTACGGAAACACTTGGCTGGATGGGGCAAACTTCGAGTATCACGCCACCCCACTGCAAATTTTGCCGGGGCGCATCCTCGTTCTCCTGATGCTGGGTATTTATTTACTGTCAGCGCAGTTTTTTCCAGCAGGCATGTACATCATACTGATAATAGGCGTGGTGGTATTACCGTGGGCAATGTGGCGCAGTTTGCAATTTAATGCCGGTGTCAGCAGCTACCGCAATATACGCTTTAAGTTTGACGGCGATCTCGGCGGAGCGTATTGGCTGCTGTTGCTGTTACCCGCTTTAGCGGTGTTGGGCGTTACGGTGTTAAACGTTATGTTGACTGGCAGTATGCCGGATTGGAACAGCGACTCGGCGTTTCTAGTCACACCTGAAATAACACAGTTAAACGCATTACAAGAGATGTTAGTGAGGTTATTGCTACTGACCAGCAGTGCATACTTGAGTACCACACTGTTCTTTCCCTATTGGCAGACGTTGTATAACCGTTACCGATTAGACCAACACCGTTATGGTCAAGCGACATTTCAATCATTTCTCGCCGCCGGTGACGTCTACGTGATTTACTTGAAAGTGTTGGTCATTAGTGTATTGGTGGGGATCATTGCGTTATTGATCTTTATGCTTGGCACTATGATTATCGGAGGCTTATTCGCGATGAATAACGCAATGCCTCCGAATAATCTTGATATTTTTTGGTTGATTGGGTTCACCAGCATTACGCTTTATACGCTGCTCATGATCACCGGCTCGTATTTACAAGCTTATGCGCGAGTGCGGTTACGCAATTACGTTTATAGCAATGTGATACTAAAAACCAGCAATTCAGCAAACACCAACACCAAGGCATATTTCCACTCAAACATGACCATCACCGATGTGTGGGGGCTGTATATTGGTAATGCCTTGCTGCTGTTAATTACCCTAGGTTTAGCTTATCCCGCGATTAAAATACGTCTAGCACGTTATGCCGCACAAACTACCGCTCTTAGTATACGTGGGAATATCGACGCGTTTATTGGAGCAGAACACAACAATCAATCCGCACTGGGTGATGAGATCGCCACTGCATTAGAAGCCGATACTGATGTCAGCGTAGAATTTGGAATATAG